The following DNA comes from Planctomycetia bacterium.
GGCGGGTCGGCCTGCTGGGCGCGGGGCAGCATCAGGAGCCGGTCGGCCTTGGTCTTCGAGAGCTGCTGGCCGGCCGCGGCGACCAGTTCGATCGCCCGCATCGCCGCATGGGGCACCACCAGTTCGCGGGCCGCGTCCTTCTTGATGCGGACCCCCGTGTCGTCGATGGAGAGAACCGTGCACAGGACGGCGTCACCGGTCTTGAGGAACAGCAGGGACTGGCCGCCGGGAAACGGCGTGGGCGGCGGTGGCACCGGGACGGGAGTGCCGGGCCCGACGTGAACCTGCGGATGCCGCACCATGCCAGGAACAGGCCCCGTTCCCGCGGCCGAGGCAGCCGCCGGCGCGGCAGCATCGGCGTCCGCGACATAGACGACCCGCAACGGCGCCGGCGAACCGGCCAGCGGGTTCGCGGCCCGGGCAGCGCGGGCCTGCCAAGCGAGGCCCGCGCCGGCTGCGGCGTTGGCCAGACATCCCGGCATGCTGATTCCCGGACCCTCGAGGAGGCCGGGGCGACCGGAAAGGTCGGTGACGGTTATGGGAGCGAGGTTCTCGAGCACGGCGATCCGGCCGAGGTCGCACCGCATCGGCTCGGCAACGCCCACGAATTCGATGCGGATCGCCGGCGGGGCGATGTCGAGGATCCGGCCGGCGAGCAACGCGCCATCGTGGAATCCGACCAGCACGCCCGCCGCCGGGCGTGTCGGCGGTTCGTCCGGCCGAAACGCGATCGTCGTCACGTCCTGCACGGGAACCCGGCGTTGCTCGCCCGCATCGCTGACGGTGAAGGACCCGCCGGCCTTGTCGAACGACTCGAGCACGGCCTCGGGGCTCCCCAGCCCGCCGGTCTCGACGAGCCGCGGCTCCGTCTCCGTCCAGGGCTGGACCCGCAGCCGGTCGATCCGCAGGCTGCCGCGACGCAGGCGGATCGCGAAGCCCGTGTGCAGCGTCGGCTTCGCCGGCGCCAGCGTCTGGTCCGCCACGGGCTTGGCGCCGTCGGCGGCCTGCGGCAGCGTCAGCGCCAGCCGTCCGGTCTGCTGATCGACGAAGGCCCGCAGCCAGAGGCGGCCGGGGCCGGCGGGGATCGTCGTGCCGATGGTCATTCGCGCCATACGTTCCCCTTCGCGAATCACGAGCAGCTCGCCCTCCGCCGCGAGTTCGATCCGGTACGACTCCTCGCCCGTTTTCTTCCCCGCCTCACCGTTCTTCTCCAGGGCCGCCATGCGCAGCGGCCCGATGGCCGACTCGATATCGAATTCGGGCCGCTCGTCCCAGGCGACCGCGATGTCGAAGCAGGCCCGCGCCGGGGCGGCGATGGCGCGGCACAGTCCGCCCAGAGCATTGCTTCCCACCAGCCGCCCCCCCTCCTCGCGCCACGCCCTCCGATCTCCCTTCCAAGCGCCGATCGTGCCGGGCACGACGACCTGGATCGGGGAGCCCGCACGCGTCAGCCGCACGATCGCATCGCGTCGCAGCCGCAGCGGCGCCGCGCCGATGCTGGGGACCATGAGCGTCACGTGCTCGGCATCGACGGCCTCCAGCCCGCCGATCAACACGCCCCCCGTCGCCAGGTCCACCTGCCACGCGTCCGGCGGCACGGCGGCGGCCGCCGCCGGCGCCAGCCGGACCCGCGAGATGCTGCTCCAGGCGAACTCGAGCGGCGCCACGAACGCCGGCGATTTCCAGGCCAGGGTCGGGGGTGTCCCGTTCGCCGTCTCCGGCGACGCGCCGAACTGGCCGGTGGTAAAACCCTCCCCCGGCAGTTCGAGGACGGCGTGGGCCTGGGTCGGCTCCGGTGCCGCAGCGGCCAGCGGCCCGCCGCTCCAGCCGACGAGTGCGGTCACGATGCCCATCAGCGGCCCGACTCTCCGTCGGCGCTGGTCCACGTCAGGTCCTGTCATCGGCCTGCCGTCTCCAGGATGCCGGTCTGCTCGAGGTGCGGCCGCATCTGCTTGGCCTGGAGCATCATCCGCTGCAGGACCTTCCACTGCCGCTCGTTGACGACCGCGCGGATTCGCTGCTCGCCCACGTCGGCAAGCGCCAGGGGCACGAGCCACTGGGCCTGCTGGCTGAACGCGTTGCCATGCATGTTCGGATTGAATCCGCCGCCGACGCGGAGCGGCGGACGTTTCTGGAGCAGGAGTTTTTCCAGGTCGTCGTGCTGCCGTTGATCGAGGGCGAGCAGATGGTCCCAGCGGCCGAGGGCGAGGGCCACGAACGCCTGCCAGCGCTGGGCACGGCTGGCGTCGAGTTCCGTCTCCAACCGGGTGTACTGCTCGCCGGCGAGCACCGTGGCCTGCACCTTGCCGAACAGCCCGTCCCTGCCGCGGACAAAGTCCAGGAGCAGCTGCTGGCAGGTCTGCAGGTCCTGGTGGAACTGCTGCCACTTCTGCTGTCCCTGCTGCTCCTGCAGATTGAGCCGCACGCCGGCGTACTTCCGTCTCACCCGGTTGATCTGCTCGGCGACCCGCTGCACGTCCCGCTCCAGCGCCAGGCGCAGCAGCCGCGTCTGGTCCGCGGAAGGCTTGCAGAGAGACTCGATCTGCGTCATCGCGGGCTCGGCGCTGGAACGCATGCCTGTGACCACGGGTGATTCCTGCGCGGCCTTCGTCGTCCCGCTGGGCTGCGGCTGACCGTCGATCGCCGCGCCGACAGGGCCACGAAACTTGCCCCCGCGACGGCCTTTGTGGACGTCGACGACTCTCTGGCCGTGGAACACGACTCCGTTGCCCAACTGGCTCAGCACGTTGGTGTCGAACTGCGACTCCAGGTCGACGATCTGCCCGTTGTTGATCTGGGCGGCGTTGGGACCGGCTTCCAGCAGCGCCAACTCGGCGTCATCGACGATCCTGTCATCCTCGCCCCGGCCGGCCTGACCGAGGCACGCGGCGATAGCCAGGGCCGCGACGGCGACGCGCCGCTGGCAACCGTGCCGCCGGACCGAGCGTGGAAGAGGGAGCGGGTTCACGGCGACCACCATGGATCTGCCTGCAAGGCGTTGTCGTGCGAGAACTGGACGTTGTTCATGGCGTGGACTTGCAGGTTGTGCTTCTTGGAGCCCGCCTGCTCGCACCACGTCTTCCAGACGGCCTGCTGCCGGTCATCGAGGTGCGGGGCGATGCACTCCGCCGCGTAGTCCGGGGCCGGCCATTGGTTGTTGAGGAAGGGTTGGTCGCTCGCGGCGACGTTCCAGGCCGGCTGCCAGCGTTGCTCCAGGTCCGCGGCGATCGCCTTGCGTTGGGAATCAACGAGCATGAGCCGGTCGTCGAGATACATGACGATCATCAACTCCGCCGCCCGGGTGAGCCGGGCGCGGCGGTCGACATGCTCCTTGTCGTACGCCGCGACCGCCTCGGCCGACGCCACCGGCTTGAGCGCGGCGGCAACGGCCGTCTGGATCGAGGCGGGGATGTCGAGGGGCTGGTGCGGCCGGGCACCGAATTGCTGCTCGGCGAACTGCCTGGCAGCGGCCTGCAGCGCCTTGGTGCCCGCGGCCGCCACCGCGCGACGGGCCTCCGCTGGCAGGTCGCCGCAGGTGCGCCGGGCCCGGTCGAGTTCGGCCCACAGGCAGGGGCGAAACTGCGTCTCGAAGTGCCCCGTCATCTGGTCGATCTGCGGCCGCTGAGCCTGGAGGACCTGCTGCCGCTGTTGTTCAAGCTGCCGAGCCTGCGCCGCCTCGGCCTTTTTCTTCAGCGCCTCGACGACTTCCGGCGCCGGCTCACGGCCGGCTGCCAGGGACAGGGGAAGCAGGGCGACGAGGGCTACTGCCCAGCGACCATGTGCGGGTAGGGACGTCATGTGACACCTCGAGAAGTCACCGATTATGCCACAACCGGGGCGACCGGGAACGCTGGGCCCCGGGGAAACGGCCGCGCGGCGGGCCTTCACCTCGTGCGGTCCGCTTCCTTATAATCTTCGCATTCGCGGCGAACACGTCGCCGGATTCACAGGGGCTCGGGATTTCCCGCTTGCTCAACCTCGAAAGGTGCATTTGCCCGTGAAATTCCCCCTCTGTCGGGCCATGCTTCTTTTCTCCGGCGGGCTGGCCTCGCTCGCGGCCCAGGGCGACCAGCCTCCCACGTTCAAGAAGATCGTCCTCACCGAGAAATTCCATGCCGAGGGGGCGGCGCTCGGCGACATCGACAAGGACGGCAAGGGGGACGCGGTCTATGGACCGTTCTGGTATGCCGGACCAGACTTCACGAAGCCGCACCCGATCTATCCCGCGCAGGATCACGACCCCAACGGCTACTCGCAGAACTTCGTCACGGCCGTCTCGGACATCGACGGCGACGGCTGGCTGGACGCCTGGGTGATGGGCTTCCCCGGCGCGGCCGGACACTGGTTCCGCAATCCCGGCAAGGTGGGGCTCGCCGCCGGCACACCGTGGGAAAAGCACCTCATCCACCCGATCATCGACAACGAGTCGCCGACGCCGCTCGACATTACCGGCGACGGCCGGCCGGAACTCGTCTTTCACACCGGTGGAATCCTGGGCCATGCATCGCCGGGCGACAAGCCGACCGACCGCTGGACCTTTCGCCCCTGCTCCGAGGGCAACGTCGGCGAGAAATACACTCACGGCCTCGGCGTCGGGGATGTCAACGGCGACGGCCGCAAGGATTTTCTCATGGCCGCCGGCTGGTGGGAGCAGCCGGCCGACCCCACCGCCCTGTGGAAAAAGCACCCGTTCAAGTTCGGTGGCGGCGGTGCGCAGATGCACGCCTACGACGTCGACGGTGACGGCGACAACGACGTGATCACGAGCCTGGCGGGCCACGGTTACGGCCTCTCCTGGTTCGAGCACGTGAAGAAGGACGGGGCGATCGAGTTCGTCGAGCACCCCATCCTGCCCGCGGACGCGAAGGCCAGCCTCGACGGCGTGCAGTTCTCGCAGCTTCACGCGGTCGAATTGGCCGACATCGACGGCGACGGCCTCAAGGACATCGTCACCGGGAAGCGGCACTGGGCGCACGGGCCCAAGGGGGATCCCGACCCGGGGGGCACCCCGTTCCTGTACTGGTTCGAACTCGTGCGAAAATCCGACGAAAACCTGCAGCCAGCCGCCCGCGTCTCCTACGTCCCCCACCGGATCGACGATGCCTCGGGCGTCGGCACGCAGTTCGCCGTCGGCGACATCGACGGCGACGGCCGGGCCGACGTCGTGATCGGCAGCAAGCGTGGGGGATTCGTCTTCCTGCAGCAGCCGCCGGGCCGCTGAACGGCGGGGCCGCGGGCGGTGTTCCCGGCCGATTCCATCGTGTATGGTTGAGGGGTCCGCTCCGCTTAACCCGGGCGGATCCGCCCCCCCCAGAAAGGACCCCCCCATGGCCACCGTCTCACCCCCGAAAACCTCAGCGGCATTCGTCTCCGGGGCCGACGTGGTCGTCGAGTCGCTGATTCGCCACGGCGTGGAGGTGATCTTCGCCTACCCGGGCGGGGCGAGCATGCCGCTGCACCAGGCGCTGACCCGGGCCCAGGACCGCCTCCGGACGATCCTCCCCCGCCACGAGCAGGGAGGCGCGTTCGCCGCCCAGGGCTACGCCCGCACGACCGGCCGACCGGGTGTCTGCATGGGCACGAGCGGCCCCGGGGCGCTCAATCTCGTGACGGCCATCGCCGACGCCAAGCTCGACAGCATCCCGCTGGTCGTCCTCACCGGGCAGGTGGGCACGAGCGTCATCGGCACCGATGCCTTCCAGGAGACCCCGATGGTGGAGGTCTGCCGGGGCATCACCAAGCACCACTACCTCGTCACCGACGTCAACGACATCGCCCGTGTGATGCGCGAGGCGTTTCACGTCGCCACCACGGGCCGGCCCGGTCCGGTGCTCGTCGACCTGCCCAAGAACATCCAACTGGCTCAGGTCCAGCCCGACTACGACGCCCCGATGAACATCCCCGGTTACCGGCCCGAGTCGCGGAAGCCGGCCGCCCCGGAGCAGATCGCCCAGGTGGCGGCCGCCATCCGCCGTGCCAAGCGGCCCGTGATCTACGCCGGCGGCGGCGTGATCGCGGCCGACGCAGCCGACGAGCTCCGCGAACTCGCCCGGAAGACCGGTATCCCCGTCACCATGACGCTCATGGGACTTGGCGCCTTCCCGGGGGATGATCCGCTGTCGCTCGACATGCTCGGCATGCACGGCAGCGTCTACGCCAACTACGCCGTGGATCAGGCCGACCTGCTCATCGCCCTCGGCGTCCGCTTCGACGACCGGGTCACCGGCAAGGTGGAGGCCTTCGCCCAGCACGGCTTCATCGTCCACATCGACATCGACCCGTCCGAGATCAACAAGAACAAGGTCGTGCACGTGCCGATCGTGGCCGACGTCAAGCAGGCGATCGGCCAGCTCAACAGCGTCGTCGAGCCGCCGGCGGCGAGCCTCGCCGACTGGCACGCGCAGATCACGGAGTGGAAGCGGGAGGACCCGTTCTCCTACGACGCGACCTATCCCGGGATCCTCGCCCAGGAGGCGATCGCCGTCCTCTCGCGGCTCACGGCCGACCGCGACACGGTGGTCAGCGTCGGCGTCGGCCAGCACCAGATGTGGGCGGCGCAGTTCTATACGTTCCGCGAGCCGCGGACCTGGCTCTCCTCCAGCGGCCTGGGCACGATGGGCTTCGGACTGCCGGCCGCCATGGGGGCCAAGGTCGCCCGCCCCGACGCGCTCGTCGTCGACATCGACGGCGACGGCAGCATCCTCATGAACATCCAGGAGTTCGCCACCTGCCTGTGCGAGGACATCCCGGTGAAGGTGCTGCTCCTCAACAACCAGCACCTCGGCATGGTGGTCCAGTGGGAGGACCGGTTCTTCAAGGGGAACCGGGCCCACACCTACCTCGGCCCCGTCGATCATCCCGAGGCCTGCGGGCAGGGCGACGGCATTTCCCCCGAGTGCCGCTACCCCGACTTCGTGGCGATCGCCAAGGGCTTCGGCTGGCAGGCGGAGACGATCGCGGCCAAGGCCGACCTGGAGCCGGCCCTGCGCCGGCTGATCGACGCGCCGGGGCCGGCGCTGCTCGACGTGCAGGTCCCCTACCAGGAGCACGTCCTGCCGATGATCCCCTCCGGCATGACCGTCCGCGAACTGATCAAGAAGTGATGCCGCTTCACGCAGCAGCGGGCCTCGTCCGGCGCGGCGCCGTGCTGCTGCTCTGCGGAGCGCTGGTGGAGGGCGGCTCGGCCGCGGCGGCCGACTGGCCCGAGTTTCGCGGCCCCGCGCAGAACGGCGTGGTGGCGGGCAGTCCCGCGCTTCCCGTCGAGTGGCGGGCCGACGCGGAGCAACGCAGAAACATCCGCTGGCAGACGCCGACCGAGGGCCTGGGCTGGTCGTCGCCGGTGATCGTCGGCGACTCGATCTACGTGACGTCCGCCCGGCGCACCGCGGCGGCGCCCGGCGCGAAGCTCTCCGGCCCGCAGGCGCTCTCGCTCGCGCGGCACAGGCTGGCCGACGGCGGGCTCGTCTTCGAGCGAAAAATCTTCGACCAGCCGGCCGATGCCCCGGCGGTTCACGACAAGAACTCGCACGCCAGCCCGACGGTCGTCGCACACACCGATGCGGAGTCGAAGACCACGCGGCTGTTCGTCCACTTCGGGCACCAGGGCACGGCATGCGTGTCGCTCGACGGCGACATCCTCTGGACTGCCCGCGCACATGCCTACCAGCCGGTCCACGGCAACGGTGGCTCGCCGATCGTCGTCGGCTGGCATCTGATCGTGACCTGCGACGGCGCCAGCGATCCCTGCACGCTGGCCCTCGACCTGCGCACCGGCAGGGAGGTGTGGCGCACCCCACGCGACGTCGCGGTCGATCGCCCGTTCTCGTTCGCCACCCCCCAGGCGATCGATGTCGACGGCACGACCCAGGTGGTCTCGCCTGGCTCCAACATCGTGCAGGCGCTCGATCCCGCGACCGGCAAGGTCATCTGGTTCGCCCGCTACAGTGGATTCTCGCTGATCTGCCGGCCCCTCTTTCACCACGGGCTGGTCATGGTCAGCACGGGATACATGTCGCCCAAGCTGCTGGCGATCGATCCGCGCGGTTCCGGGGACGTGACCGACACGCACGTCCGCTGGCGGGTCTCCGCCGGCGTGCCGAACACCCCGAGCCCGGTCCCCGTCGGCGACCAGGTCGTCATGGTCAACGACGGCGGCGTGGCGACGGGCGTGTCCGTCAAGGACGGGGCAAAACTCTGGCAGAAGCGGCTGGGCGGGAATTATTCGGCCTCGCCGCTGGCCGTCGGCCGGCGGGTCTACTTCCAGAGCGAGGCGGGCGAAGGGGTCGTGCTCGACATCGGGGAGGACGGCGCGGAGCCCGTCGAGGTCGCCCGCAACGCGCTGCCGGGCCGCGTGTTCGCCTCGTACGCGGTCCACGGCGATGATTTCATCATCCGCACCGAAGACGGCCTGTATCGCATCGGCGCTGACGCGAAGTGACGCCAGCCGGGCCCGTGCCGACCGACCCGCGGTCAGGGATGCGGCCGATCACTTGAACGGGTTGTCCGGCTCCGGCTCCGCCGGCGGGGGCTGGTCGGGCGGTTGCGGCCGTGGCTGCGGCTCGGGCGGCTGTGCACCGCTCAGGCTCGCCAGGGCGGCCAGGACGGCCTCCCGGCCGGGCGCCTTGTCGATGTCGGCGGCCGCCAGGCGCAGCCTGCGGGCGAGGTCCTTGGCGGGGGCCGGCTCGGGCAGCAGGCCGGCGACACCACCGGTCGTGTCCTCGCTGAACAGGGCATCGGCGAGCGTGGCGAGCGACCAGGAGAGCCGCCGCATGGACTGCCGCCTCACCGGGGCCGCGGCCGGCTCCTCCACCGGTTTGCCGGCCACCGGCCTGCGCTCCTCGGTCGCCGCATTCTCGGCCTCGAGCAGCGTCCGCGCGATCGAATCGACCGTGGCGATGACCTTCGCCGCGTCCAGATCCTTGGACTTGCTCAAGGCGACGACCGCCGCGGAACGGATGCGCAGGTCGAGCGGCCGGGCGTTGTCGAGGATGATGCCCGCTGCCGAGGCGACCGCGCTGGCGGGGGCCGCAGCGCCGAGGGTGCGCAGAATCATCAGGCCACGGCCCGTCAGCCAATCGGCGGCGGCAAGGTCCATGCCGGACGCCGGCGCCAGGAGCGTTGCGATCGCGGGCGCGATCGTCTCGGCACAGGCAGCCTGGGCCGGGCCACCGGCCTGGCGGGCGGCGTCGGCATGCCGTTGCAGACCGGCCGCCGCGGCGATGCGGACCTCGGGGGACATGGCCTGATCGGCCACGAGCGCGGCGAGCGGCGCCAGGCTCCCCGGCCAGGGACGCTTCTTGGAGTCGTCGTTCAACTCGCCCACCAGCAGGGCGGCGTTGACGCGGACGACCGGCGGTTTTCTCTCATCCCGGGCGAGCTTCACCATGAAGTCGGCGGTCACCTTCGTGAACTGCTCGAACGTGGCCGGATTGTCGGCCACGTTCTGCATGTCGCGAAGCTTGCGCCGGACGACGCGATCGATCTGGGGGCGATTGGCCGGTGATTCGAGTTGGGGGAGGAGCGTCTGGGTGATGAACGTCACGTCGTCCTGGGTCAACGGCTCGCCGAGCCGCAGCGAGTCACGCAGCCGCCGCATCTCGTTGCCTTGATCGATCTGCGCCCATGTCTGTCCCTTCGCATCGGCGGGCTGGCTTCGTGCCGGCAGCGGTGCCGTCCCCAGGGCGAGGCAGAGCCAAAACGCCGTGGTCGACGGCACCGCAGTCGCACTTCGCGAGATGGCCGGCATCGGGGTCACTTCTTCTTCTTGAATGGGTCGTCGTCGAACTTCTTCACAGGCTGATCGGACGCTCCATCCTTGGCCTCGGCGGGCTTCTCGTCGTCCTTGGGCAGCGTGTCGCGGTAGCGATCGACGAGCGACTCCGAATCGACGGCAGTGACCCGCTCGAAGCCGCCGTCGGGCCGCCGCATCAGGATCTCGAACGGTTCCTGGATCCCGGCCTTGTCCTCCTGCTGGCCGCGGACATCGAGCAGGATCTGGTCGGTGACGATGTCCTCTCCCTTGGAGCGTCGATTCTCGGGCTTGGGGTTCTTGGCGTCGGCGAGTTTCTCATCGACGTTCGCCATCCCGCCCGGCTCCGTGACGAGCGACCGCAGCGCCCGCGCGCGGCCGCGCTTGCCCGGGCCGAGGATCATGATCTCCACCCAGCCCGGCTTCCAGTTGCGGATTTCCGAACGCTCCACCTTGCGCAGGGTCTCCACGAGGATCCGGGTCGGCACCGGCACGGTCACCGGCCGGCTCTCGTTGCTCAGCGGAGAGAACAGCACCGCCGCCTTGGCAAGCTCCGGATCCTCGAGATCCTGGGGCGGAATCGCCGCTTCCGGCCGGGCGGGGTCGTTGTAATTCGGATTCACGACCACGTGCTTGACGCGATACGCGTAACTGACGGTCGGCTGGACGTCGGCGTCGAAGAACCGCAGCAGTTTGTAATCCGCCGCCGTTCCCTGGCGGGCCGCCGCAAGCCGCGGGTGCAGTGCATCGGCGGCCCACGCGCCCTCGACGAGTCGCGGGATCGGCCCGCAGTACACCGGCGTCCCCGCTGCCGGACCGAGGGCGAACTCCGCGAGCCCCTCGTCGGCGGCGGCCTCCCAGTCGCGATCCTTGCGGGGATCGACCCCGGGCTTGCCGGTCATGACGACCTTCCACTCGCCGACGCCCTTGGGCCCGACCTCCGCCCGCTCGATCTGGTACGCACCCCAGACGGGAGCGTCG
Coding sequences within:
- a CDS encoding acetolactate synthase, translated to MATVSPPKTSAAFVSGADVVVESLIRHGVEVIFAYPGGASMPLHQALTRAQDRLRTILPRHEQGGAFAAQGYARTTGRPGVCMGTSGPGALNLVTAIADAKLDSIPLVVLTGQVGTSVIGTDAFQETPMVEVCRGITKHHYLVTDVNDIARVMREAFHVATTGRPGPVLVDLPKNIQLAQVQPDYDAPMNIPGYRPESRKPAAPEQIAQVAAAIRRAKRPVIYAGGGVIAADAADELRELARKTGIPVTMTLMGLGAFPGDDPLSLDMLGMHGSVYANYAVDQADLLIALGVRFDDRVTGKVEAFAQHGFIVHIDIDPSEINKNKVVHVPIVADVKQAIGQLNSVVEPPAASLADWHAQITEWKREDPFSYDATYPGILAQEAIAVLSRLTADRDTVVSVGVGQHQMWAAQFYTFREPRTWLSSSGLGTMGFGLPAAMGAKVARPDALVVDIDGDGSILMNIQEFATCLCEDIPVKVLLLNNQHLGMVVQWEDRFFKGNRAHTYLGPVDHPEACGQGDGISPECRYPDFVAIAKGFGWQAETIAAKADLEPALRRLIDAPGPALLDVQVPYQEHVLPMIPSGMTVRELIKK
- a CDS encoding serine/threonine protein kinase, with amino-acid sequence MPLHAAAGLVRRGAVLLLCGALVEGGSAAAADWPEFRGPAQNGVVAGSPALPVEWRADAEQRRNIRWQTPTEGLGWSSPVIVGDSIYVTSARRTAAAPGAKLSGPQALSLARHRLADGGLVFERKIFDQPADAPAVHDKNSHASPTVVAHTDAESKTTRLFVHFGHQGTACVSLDGDILWTARAHAYQPVHGNGGSPIVVGWHLIVTCDGASDPCTLALDLRTGREVWRTPRDVAVDRPFSFATPQAIDVDGTTQVVSPGSNIVQALDPATGKVIWFARYSGFSLICRPLFHHGLVMVSTGYMSPKLLAIDPRGSGDVTDTHVRWRVSAGVPNTPSPVPVGDQVVMVNDGGVATGVSVKDGAKLWQKRLGGNYSASPLAVGRRVYFQSEAGEGVVLDIGEDGAEPVEVARNALPGRVFASYAVHGDDFIIRTEDGLYRIGADAK